A part of Vigna radiata var. radiata cultivar VC1973A chromosome 11, Vradiata_ver6, whole genome shotgun sequence genomic DNA contains:
- the LOC106776603 gene encoding cytochrome P450 87A3-like, with protein MWPLCLGALLIIAITHWVYRWRNPSCHGKLPPGSMGFPLLGETLQFFSPNTSSDIPPFIKKRMKRYGPIFKTNLVGRPVVVSTDPDLNYFIFQQEGQVFQSWYPDTFTEIFGRQNVGSLHGFMYKYLKNLVLNLFGPESLKKMLPEVEQTACRTLEKWSCEDSVDLKEATARMIFDLTAKKLISYDSTKSSENLRDNFVAFIQGLISFPLDVPGTAYHKCLQGRKRAMKMLKKMLQERREMQKKEQEDFFDYVIEELKKEGTVLTEAIALDLMFVLLFASFETTSLALTYATKVLSDHPLVLKQLQEEHEAILKRREDPNSGITWKEYKSMTYTFQFINETVRLANIVPGIFRKALREINFKGTYVICLFHSFIHSFHITKDSF; from the exons atgtggCCTCTTTGTCTTGGAGCATTGCTTATTATAGCCATTACACATTGGGTTTATAGATGGAGAAATCCCAGTTGCCATGGGAAACTCCCCCCAGGTTCAATGGGTTTCCCCCTTCTCGGTGAGACCCTTCAGTTTTTCTCCCCCAACACCTCTTCTGATATTCCTCCTTTCAtcaaaaagagaatgaaaag GTATGGACCAATCTTCAAGACCAACTTGGTTGGACGCCCAGTTGTAGTTTCAACAGACCCTGACCTTAATTACTTTATCTTCCAACAAGAGGGTCAGGTGTTTCAAAGCTGGTACCCAGACACATTCACTGAGATCTTTGGGCGACAAAATGTTGGTTCCTTACATGGGTTCATGTACAAGTACCTCAAGAATTTGGTGCTCAATCTGTTTGGTCCTGAAAGCCTTAAAAAGATGCTCCCAGAAGTCGAACAAACAGCCTGCAGAACATTAGAGAAGTGGTCATGCGAGGACAGTGTTGATCTCAAGGAAGCAACAGCAAGG ATGATATTTGATTTGACCGCAAAAAAACTCATCAGTTATGATTCAACCAAATCCTCGGAGAACTTAAGGGACAACTTTGTTGCATTTATACAAGGACTCATCTCCTTCCCTCTGGACGTTCCAGGAACAGCTTATCACAAATGTCTACAG GGTAGGAAAAGGGCAATGAAGATGCTGAAGAAGATGCTGCAGGAAAGACGggaaatgcaaaagaaagaGCAAGAAGATTTCTTTGACTATGTGATTGAAGAACTTAAGAAAGAGGGAACAGTCCTGACTGAAGCGATCGCTCTGGACCTCATGTTTGTGCTCCTCTTTGCAAGCTTTGAAACCACTTCTCTCGCTCTTACTTACGCCACCAAAGTACTCTCGGACCATCCCTTAGTACTCAAGCAATTACAA GAGGAACATGAAGCCATCCTGAAGCGACGTGAAGATCCTAACTCCGGAATCACGTGGAAAGAATACAAATCAATGACATATACATTTCAG TTCATAAATGAAACCGTGAGACTCGCAAATATAGTTCCTGGAATCTTCCGGAAGGCACTGAGGGAAATTAACTTTAAGGGTACGTATGTCATATGtttatttcattcattcattcattcatttcacATTACCAAAGACAG
- the LOC106777182 gene encoding protein DETOXIFICATION 49: MSELSSSTSTLGESNEGHPHTHTTKIQEPDMLALLIPKPPTTFRQPQKNLKNTHFSLAFNEAKCILNTALPMVLTALLLYSRSVISMLFLGRAGELALAGGSLAIGFANITGYSILSGLAMGMEPICGQAFGAKRFKLLGFAMQRTIVLLLLTSIFISFLWLNMKKILLLCGQQEDIATQAQSFILYSLPDLVAQSLLHPLRIYLRSQSITLPLTYTASLSILLHVPINYLLVSVFKLGIKGIALGAVWTNFNLVFSLIIYIWVSQIYKKTWTPISLKGIFCGWKALLDLAIPSCISVCLEWWWYEIMILLCGLLINPQATVASMGVLIQTTALIYIFPSSLSFAVSTRVGNEVGAENPKRARLAALVGLSFSYVLGLSALFFAVSVRHVWASMFTRDKEIITLTSMVLPIIGLCELGNCPQTTICGVLRGTARPKLGANINLGCFYIVGMPVAVWLGFFAGFDFKGLWLGLLAAQASCMITMLFVLARTNWEGQVERAKQLTSSDATEEEHEQQDQSSTEESSDSNV; encoded by the coding sequence ATGTCTGAGTTATCATCATCTACCTCCACTTTGGGTGAGAGCAATGAGGGCCATCCACACACGCACACGACCAAAATTCAGGAGCCAGACATGTTAGCCCTTTTGATCCccaaacccccaacaacattccGACAACCccaaaaaaaccttaaaaacaCCCATTTTTCCCTTGCCTTCAACGAAGCCAAATGCATATTAAACACAGCATTACCCATGGTGCTCACAGCTCTATTACTCTACTCTCGCTCCGTCATCTCTATGTTGTTCCTCGGTCGTGCTGGTGAGCTTGCCTTAGCTGGTGGTTCTCTCGCCATTGGATTCGCCAACATCACTGGTTACTCTATTCTCTCGGGCCTCGCCATGGGGATGGAACCCATCTGCGGCCAGGCTTTTGGGGCCAAACGTTTTAAACTTTTGGGCTTTGCCATGCAGAGGACaattgttcttcttcttttaactTCCATTTTTATATCATTCTTGTGGCTCAACATGAAGAAGATACTGCTCCTCTGTGGCCAACAAGAAGACATCGCCACCCAAGCTCAATCCTTCATACTCTATTCTCTTCCCGATCTCGTTGCACAATCATTGCTACACCCTCTGCGAATCTACTTACGAAGTCAATCCATAACCCTCCCCCTCACGTACACTGCCTCTCTCTCTATTCTCCTTCACGTCCCCATCAACTACCTCCTCGTCTCCGTGTTCAAACTTGGAATCAAAGGCATCGCTTTAGGTGCCGTTTGGACCAATTTCAACCTTGTCTTTTCGTTGATTATCTACATCTGGGTATCCCAAATATACAAGAAAACATGGACCCCTATTTCCTTGAAGGGCATCTTCTGCGGTTGGAAGGCGCTTTTGGATTTGGCAATCCCGAGTTGCATTTCAGTTTGCCTGGAATGGTGGTGGTACGAAATCATGATTTTACTTTGCGGGTTATTGATCAATCCCCAAGCAACCGTTGCATCGATGGGGGTTCTGATTCAAACCACCGCATTGATATACATTTTCCCTTCTTCCCTGAGCTTTGCTGTTTCAACACGTGTTGGGAACGAAGTGGGTGCGGAGAATCCTAAAAGGGCCAGACTCGCAGCACTCGTGGGGCTTTCTTTCAGTTATGTTTTGGGATTGTCGGCCTTGTTTTTTGCTGTTTCGGTGAGGCACGTGTGGGCGTCCATGTTCACACGTGACAAGGAGATCATTACTTTGACGTCGATGGTGTTGCCCATCATTGGTCTCTGCGAGCTTGGGAACTGTCCGCAAACAACGATTTGCGGCGTCCTGAGAGGAACCGCGAGACCGAAATTGGGAGCGAATATAAATTTGGGTTGCTTTTATATTGTGGGAATGCCCGTTGCGGTGTGGTTGGGTTTCTTCGCGGGCTTTGATTTCAAAGGCTTGTGGCTGGGTTTGTTGGCCGCCCAAGCATCGTGTATGATCACCATGTTGTTCGTGTTGGCTCGCACCAACTGGGAGGGTCAGGTCGAAAGAGCCAAACAACTCACATCTTCTGATGCTACTGAGGAGGAACACGAACAGCAAGACCAATCCTCAACAGAGGAATCCTCTGATTCAAATGTTTGA
- the LOC106776389 gene encoding anaphase-promoting complex subunit 8, protein MSSKESCRSELRIAIRQLSDRCLYSASKWAAEQLVGIEHDPVKFTPSNTRFQRGSSSIRRKYKTHDVTVTPIAGVSYVATPVMEEDELVDDDFYLQAKAYFDCREYKRAAHVLRDQNGRKAVFLRCYALYLAGEKRKEEEMIELEGPLGKSDAVNRELVSLERELSTLRNNGKIDPFGLYLYGLVLKQKGSENLARTVLVESVNSYPWNWNVWTELQSLCKTVDILNSLNLNSHWMKDFFLASVYQELRMHNDSLSKYEYLLGTFGNSNYIQAQIAKAQYSLREFDQVEAIFEELLSNDPYRVEDMDMYSNVLYAKECFSALSYLAHRVFLTDKYRPESCCIIGNYYSLKGQHEKAVVYFRRALKLNKNFLSAWTLMGHEFVEMKNTPAAVDAYRRAVDIDPRDYRAWYGLGQAYEMMGMPLYALHYFKKSVFLQPNDSRLWIAMAQCYETDQLRMLDEAVKCYRRAANCNDREAIALHNLARLLSELGRPEEAAFYYKKDLERMESEEREGPKMVEALLYLAKYYRAQKKFEEAEVYCTRLLDYTGPERETAKSILRGMRTVQSGFPSMDVEHFPPNPF, encoded by the exons ATGAGTTCCAAAGAGAGTTGCAGAAGCGAACTTCGCATCGCGATTCGCCAACTAAGCGATAGATGTCTCTACTCTGCTTCCAAATG GGCAGCAGAACAGTTGGTGGGTATTGAGCACGACCCTGTAAAGTTCACTCCTTCGAACACCAGATTTCAGCGTGGGAGTTCAAGCATTCGCCGGAAGTACAAGACTCATGATGTCACTGTGACCCCAATCGCTGGTGTTTCGTATGTTGCCACACCTGTGATGGAGGAAGATGAACTTGTAGATGATGATTTTTACCTTCAGGCAAAGGCTTATTTTGATTGCCGTGAGTATAAGCGAGCCGCTCATGTTCTTCGTGATCAAAATGGAAGAAAGGCGGTATTCTTGCGCTGTTATGCTCTCTATCTG GCTGGAGAAAAGCgaaaagaggaagaaatgaTAGAACTTGAGGGGCCTTTGGGTAAGAGTGATGCTGTCAATCGTGAATTAGTATCTTTGGAGAGGGAGTTGTCAACACTACGCAATAATGGCAAAATCGATCCTTTTGGTTTGTACTTATATGGTCTTGTGCTCAAACAGAAAGGCAGTGAGAACCTTGCACGTACAGTTCTCGTGGAATCTGTTAATAGCTACCCTTGGAACTGGAATGTCTGGACTGAGCTGCAATCCTTATGCAAAACAGTTGATATATTGAATAGTCTTAATCTCAATAGCCATTGGATGAAGGATTTTTTCCTTGCCAGTGTTTACCAAGAATTAAGGATGCACAATGACTCTCTGTCAAAATATGAATACCTACTGGGAACCTTTGGTAACAGTAATTACATACAGGCACAAATTGCAAAAGCCCAGTACAGTTTGAGAGAATTTGATCAAGTTGAAGCAATATTCGAAGAACTGCTTAGTAATGATCCATACAGAGTAGAAGACATGGACATGTACTCCAACGTGCTGTATGCTAAGGAATGTTTTTCTGCTTTGAGTTATCTTGCGCATAGAGTATTCTTGACTGATAAATACAGACCTGAATCTTGTTGTATTATTGGAAATTATTACAGTTTAAAAGGGCAGCATGAAAAGGCAGTTGTGTATTTTAGGAGAGCtcttaaattgaacaaaaatttctTATCTGCTTGGACACTTATGGGACATGAGTTTGTTGAGATGAAAAACACTCCTGCTGCTGTGGATGCCTATCGTCGGGCAGTAGACATTGACCCACGTGATTATCGTGCTTGGTATGGACTAGGACAGGCTTATGAGATGATGGGAATGCCTCTGTATGCACTTCATTACTTCAAAAAATCCGTATTCTTGCAGCCAAATGATTCTCGGTTGTGGATTGCTATGGCACAGTGCTATGAAACTGATCAACTTCGCATGCTTGATGAAGCAGTAAAGTGTTACAGAAGAGCAGCAAATTGTAATGACAGGGAAGCAATTGCACTGCACAACTTGGCAAGACTTCTTTCGGAGCTGGGGCGCCCTGAAGAGGCTGCATTTTACTACAAAAAGGACTTAGAGAGGATGGAATCTGAAGAGAGGGAAGGGCCTAAAATGGTTGAGGCTTTGCTCTATCTTGCAAAATATTACAGAGCACAGAAAAAGTTTGAAGAAGCTGAAGTATACTGTACACGTCTTCTGGATTATACTGGCCCG gAGAGAGAAACAGCAAAGAGTATACTTAGAGGAATGCGAACAGTACAGTCTGGTTTCCCTTCCATGGATGTTGAGCATTTTCCTCCTAATCCCTTTTGA
- the LOC106777257 gene encoding uncharacterized protein LOC106777257, which yields MAWKWIVRRTRESKSFFLAFATICGVVPGVIGYGVMQLTNTRNEQLETHLRRSARPESLMMGQVNKERLAEYLGELQRKEDTNDRYVAALRGETLTRKPYVRIQPIPEQTHTKVDKEQKK from the exons ATGGCGTGGAAATGGATCGTGAGGAGGACCCGCGAATCCAAATCCTTCTTCCTTGCATTCGCCACCATATGCGGCGTCGTTCCGGGCGTCATAGGCTATGGCGTCATGCAACTCACTAACACGCGCAACGAGCAGCTCGAGACCCATCTTCGCAGAAGTGCTCGTCCCGAATCATTG ATGATGGGGCAAGTGAATAAAGAGAGACTGGCGGAATACCTCGGAGAACTACAGCGGAAGGAGGATACTAATGACCGATATGTTGCTGCTCTAAGAGGAGAAACTTTAACCAGGAAACCTTATGTCAGAATACAACCAATTCCAGAGCAAACACACACCAAGGTTGACAAGGAGCAGAAGAAATGA